One Williamsia phyllosphaerae DNA segment encodes these proteins:
- a CDS encoding crotonase/enoyl-CoA hydratase family protein, translated as MEYSTEGGVAYVRLHRPDKHNGLTLGMLSGLVAAAGRAAGDPSLRAVIVHGDGPSFCSGLDFGDVAEQGVRVGNAFLPNPFRGTNRFQAAAWAWRRVPVPVIAVIHGRCFGGGLQIALGADFRFATPDAEFSVLETKYGLIPDMSATASLAQLTSIDTAKLLTMTGEVFDAERARSLGLLTGVADDPMASAHDLVETIATRSPDAVASAKRLFERTWHRGPRRSFGVERLAQLRLLTGRNSTIARKAAATGTQPEFRPRA; from the coding sequence ATCGAGTACAGCACCGAAGGGGGCGTCGCGTACGTCCGCCTCCATCGCCCGGACAAGCACAACGGGCTGACGCTCGGCATGTTGTCGGGGTTGGTCGCAGCCGCCGGACGTGCCGCCGGTGACCCATCGCTGAGGGCGGTGATCGTGCACGGCGACGGCCCGTCGTTCTGTTCCGGCTTGGACTTCGGTGATGTCGCCGAGCAGGGCGTGCGCGTCGGGAACGCCTTCCTGCCGAACCCGTTCCGCGGTACCAACCGCTTTCAGGCCGCCGCATGGGCGTGGCGGCGGGTGCCCGTCCCGGTGATCGCCGTGATCCACGGCCGGTGCTTCGGCGGCGGGCTGCAGATCGCGCTCGGCGCCGACTTCCGGTTCGCCACACCCGACGCCGAGTTCTCCGTGCTGGAGACGAAATACGGTCTGATCCCGGACATGTCGGCCACCGCGTCCCTGGCCCAACTGACCTCGATCGACACCGCCAAGCTGCTGACCATGACCGGGGAGGTGTTCGACGCCGAGAGGGCGCGGTCGCTGGGTCTGCTCACCGGCGTCGCCGACGACCCCATGGCCTCGGCGCACGACCTCGTCGAGACCATCGCCACCCGATCACCGGATGCGGTCGCCTCGGCCAAGCGGCTGTTCGAGCGAACATGGCATCGGGGTCCGCGGAGGTCGTTCGGTGTCGAGCGCCTGGCTCAGCTCCGGCTGCTGACGGGACGCAATTCGACGATCGCCCGTAAGGCCGCCGCGACCGGCACCCAACCAGAATTCCGCCCCCGCGCCTGA
- a CDS encoding PaaI family thioesterase, giving the protein MNDQDLSTLSGLELLRHTTSLDDPPPSIGRLLGMRFDEIDEGRVVMSLDTRPDFSNPLGTVHGGICATLLDSVMGCAVHTHLAAGVGYTTLELKVNYIRAVATDDVTLVATGTTIHVGRRVATAEGKVHNQEGQLVAHATTTCLIL; this is encoded by the coding sequence ATGAACGACCAGGATCTGTCGACTCTGAGTGGACTCGAACTGCTGCGCCACACCACCAGCCTGGACGACCCTCCGCCGTCCATCGGACGTCTGCTGGGCATGCGATTCGACGAGATCGACGAGGGCCGCGTGGTGATGTCGCTGGACACGCGTCCCGATTTCTCGAATCCGTTGGGCACCGTCCACGGCGGGATCTGCGCGACCCTGCTCGACTCGGTCATGGGGTGTGCCGTGCACACCCACCTGGCCGCGGGTGTCGGGTACACGACCCTGGAGCTGAAGGTGAACTACATCCGGGCCGTCGCCACCGACGACGTCACCCTGGTCGCGACCGGCACCACGATCCACGTCGGGCGCCGCGTCGCGACAGCAGAGGGCAAGGTGCACAACCAGGAAGGGCAGCTGGTCGCCCATGCGACCACGACCTGTCTGATCCTGTGA
- a CDS encoding S1C family serine protease: MNHEPHHDIHRADGHRPYDPGMPPGGWQQAPPNAYGPPPQPTMPPARRYNPFGMLALAALTVAVAVLTAFGATALHEQAASPTRSQAVAPVQRVDNTVDGTASATLQRAAQAVVPGMVYINTELGYQNGAGAGTGIVLSSTGEVLTNNHVISGATSITATDLGNGRTYPATVVGYDRKSDVAVVKLTGATGLTTAPLGDSSAVKVGDAIVGVGNAGGGGGDPTAAPGRVTALDQAITASDESTGSAEQLTGLIQIAANIQPGDSGGPLVNSSGKVVGMNTAASQGYRLGGQNTGGGEGFAIPIARARTVADQITSGSRSATVHIGDSAMLGVTASDGPNGSGALVQQVLENGSAAQVLSAGDTITSINGTPIGSVTALTEAIDTLYPGDSVPVNWIDANGQQQSATVTLAEGAAA, encoded by the coding sequence GTGAATCACGAACCGCACCACGACATCCATCGCGCCGACGGCCACCGTCCGTACGACCCGGGCATGCCGCCCGGCGGGTGGCAGCAGGCACCGCCCAACGCATACGGCCCGCCCCCGCAGCCGACCATGCCACCGGCCCGCAGGTACAACCCGTTCGGGATGTTGGCGCTCGCCGCGCTCACCGTCGCGGTCGCCGTCCTGACCGCGTTCGGCGCCACCGCGCTGCACGAGCAGGCGGCGTCCCCGACGCGATCACAGGCCGTGGCGCCGGTCCAGCGCGTGGACAACACCGTCGACGGCACCGCTTCGGCCACGCTGCAGCGCGCCGCGCAGGCCGTGGTCCCCGGGATGGTCTACATCAACACCGAACTCGGCTATCAGAACGGTGCGGGCGCCGGAACCGGGATCGTCCTGTCCTCCACCGGTGAGGTGCTGACGAACAACCACGTCATCTCCGGTGCCACGTCGATCACCGCAACCGATCTCGGCAACGGCCGTACCTACCCCGCGACCGTGGTCGGATACGACCGCAAATCCGATGTCGCCGTGGTGAAGTTGACCGGCGCCACCGGCCTCACCACCGCGCCGCTGGGTGACTCGAGCGCCGTGAAGGTGGGCGACGCCATCGTGGGTGTCGGCAACGCAGGCGGCGGAGGGGGTGACCCGACCGCAGCACCGGGCCGAGTCACCGCCCTCGACCAGGCGATCACGGCAAGTGACGAGTCGACGGGGTCGGCGGAACAGCTGACCGGGCTGATCCAGATCGCGGCGAACATCCAACCCGGGGATTCCGGGGGCCCGTTGGTGAACTCGTCCGGCAAGGTCGTCGGAATGAACACCGCCGCCAGTCAGGGCTACCGTCTCGGCGGCCAGAACACCGGTGGTGGCGAGGGATTCGCGATCCCGATCGCCCGAGCCCGTACGGTCGCCGATCAGATCACCTCCGGATCGCGCTCGGCGACGGTCCACATCGGCGACTCGGCGATGCTGGGCGTGACCGCGAGCGACGGCCCCAACGGCTCCGGTGCGCTCGTGCAGCAGGTCCTCGAGAACGGGTCAGCGGCACAGGTGTTGTCGGCCGGCGACACGATCACATCGATCAACGGCACACCGATCGGTTCGGTCACCGCACTCACCGAGGCCATCGACACCCTGTACCCCGGCGACTCGGTGCCCGTCAACTGGATCGACGCGAACGGGCAGCAGCAGTCGGCGACCGTGACCCTCGCCGAGGGAGCCGCAGCCTGA